In Denticeps clupeoides chromosome 1, fDenClu1.1, whole genome shotgun sequence, a single window of DNA contains:
- the kcnk7 gene encoding potassium channel, subfamily K, member 7 — protein sequence MALRRLLRERAFCLLAVGYVLLLALGGLGFMLLERTEESALAAEARGLRARFLREHPCVRARALDALARRALHAGGRGVAVLEADGDARNFDFASSLFFVTTFLTTTGYGTTMPLSDSGRLFCILYCMVGIPVTLLLLSCLTRAILPRLSRLPVRLLQTLWGLSHSRAALAYAASLAACTAVLFFLLPAASFCLLEPDWSFLESLYFCFISLSTIGLGDYLPGKNRSLPERRRLEFATSCYLVVGLVVLFVVLETFWELPQVQALVRLFAGPRSMDLKGLDLGEMVFECGPASPASPEESAQYALPISTISSCAPERPPLAALPPPLQTGPTE from the exons ATGGCCCTGCGCAGGCTCCTGCGGGAGAGGGCCTTCTGCCTGCTGGCTGTGGGATACGTGCTGCTGCTGGCGCTGGGCGGACTGGGCTTCATGCTGCTGGAGCGGACCGAGGAGAGCGCGCTGGCGGCCGAGGCGCGCGGCCTGCGCGCCCGCTTCCTGCGCGAGCAcccgtgcgtgcgcgcgcgcgccctGGACGCGCTCGCGCGCCGCGCGCTCCACGCCGGCGGCCGCGGCGTGGCGGTGCTGGAGGCGGACGGCGACGCGCGCAACTTCGACTTCGCCTCGTCGCTCTTCTTCGTGACGACCTTCCTCACCACCACGG GATATGGCACCACCATGCCTCTGTCGGACAGCGGACGGCTCTTCTGCATCCTCTACTGCATGGTGGGCATCCCCGTTACCCTCCTGCTCCTCTCCTGCCTCACACGAGCCATCCTGCCCCGGCTGAGCCGCCTGCCCGTCCGCCTCCTCCAGACCCTGTGGGGCCTGTCCCACAGCCGGGCGGCGCTGGCCTACGCCGCCTCCCTGGCCGCCTGCACCGCCGTGCTGTTCTTCCTGCTGCCGGCGGCGTCCTTCTGCCTGCTGGAGCCCGACTGGAGCTTCCTGGAGTCCCTGTACTTCTGTTTCATCTCTCTCAGCACCATCGGCCTGGGCGACTACCTGCCTGGGAAGAACCGCAGCCTGCCGGAGCGCCGCCGCTTGGAGTTTGCCACTTCCT GCTACCTGGTTGTGGGTCTGGTTGTCCTCTTTGTGGTCCTGGAGACGTTTTGGGAGCTTCCCCAGGTCCAGGCCCTGGTCAGGCTTTTTGCTGGGCCACGAAGCATGGACCTGAAGGGCCTGGACCTGGGCGAGATGGTGTTCGAATGCGGCCCTGCATCTCCAGCCAGCCCCGAAGAGTCAGCCCAGTACGCCCTCCCAATCTCCACCATCTCCTCCTGCGCCCCAGAGCGCCCCCCTCTGGCCGCGCTGCCGCCACCGCTCCAGACCGGACCCACAGAATAA
- the taf6l gene encoding TAF6-like RNA polymerase II p300/CBP-associated factor-associated factor 65 kDa subunit 6L isoform X1, which yields MAEREERRFAEVSRDSVKLMAESAGVEVGDEVAALLAEDVCYRLREAAQNSSQFMRHAKRRKLTVEDFNRALRWSNVEAVCGYGAQDALPFRPAKEGELFFVEDRDVNLVNLALATNIPNGCAETMVRVHVSYLDGKGNLEPQGTVPSAVQSLSEDLLKYYQQITRAILGEDPHLMKVRLIISTCRLAELLRFDTLLCFQVALLDLQTNSKIAALLPYFVYVISGVKSVSHDLEQLNRLLHMVKSLVQNPYLYLGSYVRSLVSSVMYCILEPLAASINPLNDHWTLRDYAALLLSHIFWTHGDLVSGLYHQILLSLQKVLSDPVRPLCSHYGAVVGLHALGWKAVERVLYPHLPAYWANLQAVLDDYSVSNAQVKADGHKVYGAILVAVERLLKMKALSLSKPAEGGVGGQQGTAGGVLGFRESSPGLSPPPEPLSEAGLGIASHLQAGGAGCPWEDWTPVPLPAMYCELYSFFGDSLAVRFSTGPELEGCLPALPCQPADARKETVANAAAGLDNSRKMPQLTANLNISPRPDGSPHTEPPPPSLAATIPGRPFARSSSSSSSVQRRSSSSRPGQRSAGPSRDVFPKARFPPPQAGPPSFSFLIGGRQMGRRCQGRRFQTSFGPQPPLASLPPRAYAHKLPVIGRVSKPVRRWTCSHYSLHLPL from the exons atggccgaaagaGAGGAGAGGCGCTTCGCCGAGGTGTCCCGGGACTCGGTCAAGCTCATGGCGGAGAGTGCCGGGGTGGAGGTCGGCGACGAGGTCGCCGCCCTGCTGGCCGAAGACGTGTGTTACCGTCTCCGGGAGGCCGCGCAG AACAGTTCCCAGTTCATGAGGCACGCCAAGAGACGAAAGCTGACCGTGGAAGACTTCAATAGAGCCCTTCGCTGGAGCAACGTGGAG GCCGTCTGTGGCTACGGTGCCCAGGATGCCTTGCCTTTCCGCCCAGCTAAAGAAGGGGAGTTGTTTTTTGTTGAGGACCGGGACGTTAACTTGGTGAACCTGGCGCTGGCCACCAACATTCCCAATGGCTGCGCGGAGACCATGGTTCGAG TGCACGTGTCCTATCTCGACGGCAAAGGCAACCTGGAGCCCCAAGGCACAG TCCCCAGTGCAGTGCAGAGCCTCTCTGAGGACCTTCTCAAGTATTATCAGCAGATCACACGGGCCATTCTTGGCGAGGATCCACATCTCATGAAGGTCCGGCTGATTATTTCGACGTGTCGACTTGCAGAACTGCTTCGATTTGACACTCTTTTGTGTTTTCAGGTGGCCTTGCTGGATCTTCAGACCAACTCCAAGATTGCAGCACTCCTGCCCTATTTTGTGTACGTCATCAGTGGG GTGAAGTCCGTGAGTCACGACCTGGAGCAGCTGAACCGCCTGCTGCACATGGTGAAGAGCCTGGTGCAGAACCCGTACCTGTACCTGGGCTCGTACGTGCGCAGCCTGGTCTCCAGCGTCATGTACTGCATCCTGGAGCCGCTGGCCGCCTCCATCAACCCGCTCAACGACCACTGGACCCTGCGCGACTACGCCGCCCTGCTCCTCAGCCACATCTTCTG GACCCATGGTGACCTCGTGAGTGGTCTGTATCACCAGATCCTGCTCTCCCTGCAGAAGGTGCTGTCTGACCCAGTCCGCCCTCTCTGTTCACactacggggcagtggtgggcctCCATGCTCTGGGGTGGAAG GCTGTTGAGCGGGTCCTGTACCCTCACCTGCCAGCCTACTGGGCCAACCTGCAGGCGGTGCTCGATGATTACTCTGTGTCCAATGCCCAGGTGAAGGCAGACGGACACAAAGTCTATGGCGCCATCCTG GTGGCAGTAGAGCGACTGTTGAAGATGAAGGCTCTGAGTCTGTCCAAGCCTGCTGAGGGAGGCGTGGGAGGGCAGCAGGGCACAGCCGGGGGGGTTCTGGGTTTCAGGGAGAGCTCCCCGGGCCTGAGCCCCCCACCCGAGCCCCTGTCCGAAGCCGGCCTGGGCATCGCCAGCCACCTGCAGGCGGGTGGAGCCGGCTGCCCCTGGGAGGACTGGACGCCCGTTCCACTGCCCGCCATGTACTGCGAGCTCTACTCGTTTTTTGGGGACAGCTTGGCGGTGCGTTTCAGCACGGGACCCGAGCTTGAGGGATGCCTGCCCGCGTTGCCGTGCCAACCAGCCGATGCCAGAAAAGAGACTGTGGCGAATGCCGCCGCTGGCCTGGACAACTCACGGAAGATGCCCCAGCTGACGGCCAACCTTAACATCAGCCCTCGGCCAGATGGGAGCCCCCACACTGAACCTCCACCCCCGAGCCTTGCTGCTACGATCCCTGGGAG GCCTTTCGCCCGCTCTTCATCCTCCTCGTCATCAGTGCAGCGCAGGTCGTCCTCCTCCAGGCCCGGACAGCGGTCAGCCGGGCCGTCCCGTGACGTTTTCCCCAAGGCCCGCTTCCCTCCGCCCCAGGCCGGGCCGCCGTCGTTTTCCTTCCTCATCGGAGGCCGGCAGATGGGCCGCCGCTGCCAGGGCCGCCGCTTCCAGACCAGCTTCGGCCCGCAGCCCCCGCTGGCGTCCCTGCCCCCGCGGGCCTACGCCCACAAGCTGCCCGTCATCGGCCGCGTCAGCAAGCCCGTGCGCCGCTGGACCTGCTCCCACTACTCGCTCCACCTCCCGCTCTGA
- the cth1 gene encoding cysteine three histidine 1 → MFEASSDDLLLFPSSPDGGVGDLFFPGDPAEDGPQSLAAALLPLVQSPSPQQTPLLCSTRYKTELCSRYAETGACKYAERCQFAHGLHDLHVPSRHPKYKTELCRTFHTAGYCVYGTRCLFVHSLKEQRPVRQRRKNVPCRTFRSFGVCPFGTHCHFLHVEGGSVSSESSIEDKDEKAWPAAPHRAQEWKPRGALCRTFSNFGFCLYGTRCRFQHGLPSTIKGLEGGPSAAWSALSQPPRRAVSPASDMRSLSPTSTSSSPPSALPSPVYPDDSLPVTPPSAEPMAHNAFTFSSQHLNDLLLPLALRLQQLESQSGPACSLDALDKPPLSEPQVPF, encoded by the exons ATGTTCGAG GCCAGCAGTGACGACCTGCTGCTGTTTCCTTCCTCGCCTGACGGGGGCGTCGGTGACCTCTTCTTCCCCGGTGACCCCGCAGAGGACGGACCCCAGTCCCTGGCGGCGGCGCTGCTGCCCCTGGTCCAGTCCCCCTCTCCGCAGCAGACGCCCCTGCTGTGCTCCACCCGCTACAAGACGGAGCTGTGCAGCCGCTACGCCGAGACGGGCGCCTGCAAGTACGCCGAGCGCTGCCAGTTCGCCCACGGCCTGCACGACCTCCACGTGCCCTCCCGCCACCCCAAGTACAAGACGGAGCTGTGCCGCACCTTCCACACGGCCGGGTACTGCGTCTACGGGACGCGCTGCCTCTTCGTGCACAGCCTGAAGGAGCAGCGGCCCGTTCGGCAGCGCCGGAAGAACGTCCCTTGCCGCACGTTCCGCTCCTTTGGCGTCTGTCCCTTTGGGACCCACTGCCACTTCCTGCACGTGGAGGGCGGGAGCGTCAGCTCTGAGTCCTCGATCGAGGACAAGGACGAGAAGGCCTGGCCTGCTGCGCCGCACCGCGCCCAGGAGTGGAAGCCCCGCGGCGCCCTCTGCCGCACCTTCAGCAACTTCGGCTTCTGCCTCTACGGCACCCGCTGCCGCTTCCAGCACGGCCTGCCCAGCACGATCAAGGGCCTGGAGGGCGGCCCGTCCGCAGCCTGGTCCGCCCTGTCCCAGCCGCCCAGGAGGGCGGTGTCCCCCGCCTCGGACATGCGCTCCCTGTCCCCCACGTCCACCTCGTCCTCGCCGCCGTCGGCGCTGCCCTCGCCCGTCTACCCGGACGACAGCCTGCCCGTCACCCCGCCCTCCGCTGAGCCCATGGCCCACAACGCCTTCACCTTCTCCAGCCAGCACTTGAATGACCTGCTGCTGCCCCTGGCGCTGagactgcagcagctggagagccAGTCGGGGCCGGCCTGCTCCCTGGATGCCCTGGACAAGCCGCCGCTGTCCGAACCACAAGTCCCTTTTTAA
- the taf6l gene encoding TAF6-like RNA polymerase II p300/CBP-associated factor-associated factor 65 kDa subunit 6L isoform X2: MAEREERRFAEVSRDSVKLMAESAGVEVGDEVAALLAEDVCYRLREAAQNSSQFMRHAKRRKLTVEDFNRALRWSNVEAVCGYGAQDALPFRPAKEGELFFVEDRDVNLVNLALATNIPNGCAETMVRVHVSYLDGKGNLEPQGTVPSAVQSLSEDLLKYYQQITRAILGEDPHLMKVALLDLQTNSKIAALLPYFVYVISGVKSVSHDLEQLNRLLHMVKSLVQNPYLYLGSYVRSLVSSVMYCILEPLAASINPLNDHWTLRDYAALLLSHIFWTHGDLVSGLYHQILLSLQKVLSDPVRPLCSHYGAVVGLHALGWKAVERVLYPHLPAYWANLQAVLDDYSVSNAQVKADGHKVYGAILVAVERLLKMKALSLSKPAEGGVGGQQGTAGGVLGFRESSPGLSPPPEPLSEAGLGIASHLQAGGAGCPWEDWTPVPLPAMYCELYSFFGDSLAVRFSTGPELEGCLPALPCQPADARKETVANAAAGLDNSRKMPQLTANLNISPRPDGSPHTEPPPPSLAATIPGRPFARSSSSSSSVQRRSSSSRPGQRSAGPSRDVFPKARFPPPQAGPPSFSFLIGGRQMGRRCQGRRFQTSFGPQPPLASLPPRAYAHKLPVIGRVSKPVRRWTCSHYSLHLPL, from the exons atggccgaaagaGAGGAGAGGCGCTTCGCCGAGGTGTCCCGGGACTCGGTCAAGCTCATGGCGGAGAGTGCCGGGGTGGAGGTCGGCGACGAGGTCGCCGCCCTGCTGGCCGAAGACGTGTGTTACCGTCTCCGGGAGGCCGCGCAG AACAGTTCCCAGTTCATGAGGCACGCCAAGAGACGAAAGCTGACCGTGGAAGACTTCAATAGAGCCCTTCGCTGGAGCAACGTGGAG GCCGTCTGTGGCTACGGTGCCCAGGATGCCTTGCCTTTCCGCCCAGCTAAAGAAGGGGAGTTGTTTTTTGTTGAGGACCGGGACGTTAACTTGGTGAACCTGGCGCTGGCCACCAACATTCCCAATGGCTGCGCGGAGACCATGGTTCGAG TGCACGTGTCCTATCTCGACGGCAAAGGCAACCTGGAGCCCCAAGGCACAG TCCCCAGTGCAGTGCAGAGCCTCTCTGAGGACCTTCTCAAGTATTATCAGCAGATCACACGGGCCATTCTTGGCGAGGATCCACATCTCATGAAG GTGGCCTTGCTGGATCTTCAGACCAACTCCAAGATTGCAGCACTCCTGCCCTATTTTGTGTACGTCATCAGTGGG GTGAAGTCCGTGAGTCACGACCTGGAGCAGCTGAACCGCCTGCTGCACATGGTGAAGAGCCTGGTGCAGAACCCGTACCTGTACCTGGGCTCGTACGTGCGCAGCCTGGTCTCCAGCGTCATGTACTGCATCCTGGAGCCGCTGGCCGCCTCCATCAACCCGCTCAACGACCACTGGACCCTGCGCGACTACGCCGCCCTGCTCCTCAGCCACATCTTCTG GACCCATGGTGACCTCGTGAGTGGTCTGTATCACCAGATCCTGCTCTCCCTGCAGAAGGTGCTGTCTGACCCAGTCCGCCCTCTCTGTTCACactacggggcagtggtgggcctCCATGCTCTGGGGTGGAAG GCTGTTGAGCGGGTCCTGTACCCTCACCTGCCAGCCTACTGGGCCAACCTGCAGGCGGTGCTCGATGATTACTCTGTGTCCAATGCCCAGGTGAAGGCAGACGGACACAAAGTCTATGGCGCCATCCTG GTGGCAGTAGAGCGACTGTTGAAGATGAAGGCTCTGAGTCTGTCCAAGCCTGCTGAGGGAGGCGTGGGAGGGCAGCAGGGCACAGCCGGGGGGGTTCTGGGTTTCAGGGAGAGCTCCCCGGGCCTGAGCCCCCCACCCGAGCCCCTGTCCGAAGCCGGCCTGGGCATCGCCAGCCACCTGCAGGCGGGTGGAGCCGGCTGCCCCTGGGAGGACTGGACGCCCGTTCCACTGCCCGCCATGTACTGCGAGCTCTACTCGTTTTTTGGGGACAGCTTGGCGGTGCGTTTCAGCACGGGACCCGAGCTTGAGGGATGCCTGCCCGCGTTGCCGTGCCAACCAGCCGATGCCAGAAAAGAGACTGTGGCGAATGCCGCCGCTGGCCTGGACAACTCACGGAAGATGCCCCAGCTGACGGCCAACCTTAACATCAGCCCTCGGCCAGATGGGAGCCCCCACACTGAACCTCCACCCCCGAGCCTTGCTGCTACGATCCCTGGGAG GCCTTTCGCCCGCTCTTCATCCTCCTCGTCATCAGTGCAGCGCAGGTCGTCCTCCTCCAGGCCCGGACAGCGGTCAGCCGGGCCGTCCCGTGACGTTTTCCCCAAGGCCCGCTTCCCTCCGCCCCAGGCCGGGCCGCCGTCGTTTTCCTTCCTCATCGGAGGCCGGCAGATGGGCCGCCGCTGCCAGGGCCGCCGCTTCCAGACCAGCTTCGGCCCGCAGCCCCCGCTGGCGTCCCTGCCCCCGCGGGCCTACGCCCACAAGCTGCCCGTCATCGGCCGCGTCAGCAAGCCCGTGCGCCGCTGGACCTGCTCCCACTACTCGCTCCACCTCCCGCTCTGA